Genomic DNA from Ignavibacteria bacterium:
GTCAATGCGTCCGTGATACAAGAGTTTTCCTTCTTTGTTCACGACATACACTTCCGGTGTAACGAGCGCGCCGTATAAATCAGCAATTTTATTTCCATTGTCCTTCAATACAGGAAAATTGAATTTATGCTCTTTCGAATGTTCTGCAATATTATCAACCAATTCTTCTTTGTTTGAATTGATGCCAAAAAATGAAATTCCTTTTTTGGAATATGTATTATTGAGTTTTGCCATTCGCTCGTTGTATGCGTTGGAAGCGGGACATTCGGTGGAGATAAACATAATTACGGAGAATTTGTTTTCCTTCTCTTTCCGAACTTTATCGAGTGAAAATTCTTTACCGTCATAATTTTTCAACGTGAAAGATGGAACACTCTCTCCGATTTTGAGATTTTGTAAATCAGAAGAAAGTGCAAGTGAAGTGAATAATAATATGAGAGTGATGAGATTTTTCATAGTTGTGTTTTGGTTTTGATTGTGAATTGAAATGTTTAGCCACGAATTACACTAATGTTTCCCGAATGTTCGCAGTTTTATTGGTGAAAATTCGTGCAATTCGTGGCTAATAAAAAAAACTTTGAATTGCATCAGCAAGTATTGTAATTTCGGAAGTTAGAACATCTGCAACGGGTAAATTAGTTTCGTCTTCCAATTTCTTTTTCGCTTCGAAAATTTGTTGCGCGTTCATATTCACTGTATTCATCGCAATGCCAACAACTTTTGATTTCTTAAATGGCGAAAGAATTTCTTCGTGCAGAGAAATTATTTTTCTCAAATCCGGAATCTGTAAACCGTAATCGTCAAATTTGCGAATCGGATGATGAACGAGAATCATCGCATCGGGCATCACGCCGTGCAGTAATCCCAATGTTACACTCGAATATCCTTGATGTGTCAGCGAACCTTGTCCTTCAACGTGAATAAATTCTTTTCCTTCTGCAATGCGCCTATCAATTTCCATTTCAATTGCGCCCGCAACAAAATCACTCACGACAGAATCAATCGCAACACCGCGTCCCGAAAGTAAAATTCCCGTTTGTCCCGTTGCAACAAAATCCGATTTCAAATTTCTTCGCACAAATTCTTTATGGAGTTCGAGCGATGCCGTCATTTTTCCAACGTTGCAATCTGTTCCAACCGTAAGAATTGTTTTTGCTGTTCGTGTTTTCCAACTTCCTTTTGCGACAACTTCATATTCATTCGGAATTTTTCTTAAATCGGAAATTGTAACATCATATTTTTTTGCAAGCGAAGAAAATTCTTCATCATCGGAAAGATACGTGTGCAAACCACTGATGATATTGAGTTTGTGTTGAATCGCTTCGGTGATAATTGCGCGCCACTCGTTCGGCAATCTACCTCCCATCGGCGCAATACCAATGAGAAGCGTATTTGGATTTTGTGAAAATGAATGTCGGAGAGAAGAAAAAATTGGAATGTTGTTACCGAAACCAAGAATATCGTTTGCAGTTTTTCCTGCATTGCGACTATCTATAACACCGACAACTTCATTGGGAATATAGCGAATCGCTTGATTGCACGTTTTCGATTCGAGCGGAGAAAATTTTCCTTCGGCGAGGATTACGATTCTTCGATTCATCATTCATTCTACTTATTCAACCGAAAGTTTGCAAGTTTCACCAATGCTTCCGCGCTCCATTCCTGCGGCTGCCAACTGCGAACATAAATTTGCGGCAATGCTTGCTCGAAATCCACAAGCAAAAATAAATATCCTTCATCCGCATACGACGTTGAATTGTAATTTTGCCGCATACTGATTCCGTACGTTCCTTCCGTTGCATTCTTCTTATTGATTTTGAACGTAGAAAACGCAAGCGCGATATCTTTTTCTTTCTTGAACACTTCGCTTTGTTTTTTCAAGAACTGCGTTTTCGTGTACGTGATATATTGAATGTTCGGCTGCGATTCATTCATTGCAGAATACTGATACGGATTTTTGCTCGCACTTTTTTTCATTTCTCTTCCGACAATAATGACCGCTTCATCGGCAAAAATAGAATCAAGCGTTGCCATATCTCTGCACATATACGTCGTGCGATATTTTTCCATAAACTTTACTATCACTTGCCGATTTCCCCAATCGTTGCCAAGTTTTCCTTCT
This window encodes:
- a CDS encoding thioredoxin family protein produces the protein MKNLITLILLFTSLALSSDLQNLKIGESVPSFTLKNYDGKEFSLDKVRKEKENKFSVIMFISTECPASNAYNERMAKLNNTYSKKGISFFGINSNKEELVDNIAEHSKEHKFNFPVLKDNGNKIADLYGALVTPEVYVVNKEGKLLYHGRIDDKRKAEEVTAHDLQNTLDALLAGKEISVKETTAKGCTIKRIQNK
- a CDS encoding DUF1611 domain-containing protein, which encodes MMNRRIVILAEGKFSPLESKTCNQAIRYIPNEVVGVIDSRNAGKTANDILGFGNNIPIFSSLRHSFSQNPNTLLIGIAPMGGRLPNEWRAIITEAIQHKLNIISGLHTYLSDDEEFSSLAKKYDVTISDLRKIPNEYEVVAKGSWKTRTAKTILTVGTDCNVGKMTASLELHKEFVRRNLKSDFVATGQTGILLSGRGVAIDSVVSDFVAGAIEMEIDRRIAEGKEFIHVEGQGSLTHQGYSSVTLGLLHGVMPDAMILVHHPIRKFDDYGLQIPDLRKIISLHEEILSPFKKSKVVGIAMNTVNMNAQQIFEAKKKLEDETNLPVADVLTSEITILADAIQSFFY